TTGATCGTGGAGTGGCCGAGGCCCACGGTGAAGCCGATGTAGACGGCGGCGAGGCCGTGCCGCCAGTCCGGCTCGGCGCCGTTCCTGAGGTCGGCCGCGGTCACGGCGAACAGCACGATCTCCAGCAGCGGCTCGCACAGCAGCAGCGCGAGGCCCAGCCGCGGCATCCGGAACACATACCGGAAGGCCAGCCCGCCGGCCAGCAGCACCCAGAAGGCCACCTCGCAGACGATGATCAGTGTGACGACCACGGTTCGCTCCTCTCCCTCACCGTCCCAGACTCCCGCCCCGGGCCGCCGGACGCGTCGTCGCCGGTGACGAGGTCGCGGTACATCGAAAGATGCAGTTCCGGACCATTCCCGGGGAGCAGGCGCACGCCCTGCGAGGCGTGTTGGATGGAGGGCATGGCCGTACGACGACTGCCCCGCCCGCACCGTTTCGACGTCTGCGTCGCGGTCGGCGGGCTGCTGGGCGGGCTGTTCCTGGTGGTGATCGGTCTGGGCACCCGGCCGTCCGACGACCCGATCACCCTGTTCGACGGCCCCTGGCCGGTGCTGGCGCCGCTCACCGTGATGGCCGGCTGCGAGGTGGCGCGCCGGGCGGCTCCCCGCGCGGCGCTGCTCACCGGCACGGCCGCGATCACCGCGGACCTCGTGACCCAGGGCAGCCTGTCCACGATCCTGATGTTCACCGACCTCGTGTACGCGGCCGTCCTGTACGGCCCGCTCGCCTCCGCCCGTCGCATCCAGTGGGTCACCGGACTGCTCACGGTGGCGGGGACGCTGGTGCCGTTCGCGCTCTGGCGGGTGCCCGAGGCCCTGCTGATCGGCGTGGTCGTCGGCGTCGTCGCGTACGCGCCCGCCGCCACCGGCTGGATCGTGCGCAACCACCGGGACGCCGCCGAGGCGGCACGGCTGCGGGCCGAACAGACCGCGCTGCTCGCCGAGATGGACCGGACCCAGGCCGTCACCGCAGAACGGGCGCGGATGGCAAGGGAGTTGCATGACATGGTCGCCAACCACCTGTCCGCGATCGCCATCCACTCGACGGCGGCGCTGTCGATCGACGATCCGGACACGTCCCGGCAGGCGCTGACCGTCATCCGCGAGAACAGCGTCGAGGGGCTGACGGAGATGCGGCGGCTGATCGGCATCCTGCGCGACGGCAGCGGGGACCACGAACCTGCCGCGGCCGCCACTCTCGACGGTCTGGCGGCCCTCGTCGACGGCGCCCGCGCCAACGGCCTCGACGCGACCCTGGACATCACCCCGGACGCCGGCCTCGGCCGGGTGCCCGCCCCCGTCGAACTCGCCGCGTACAGGATCGTGCAGGAGTCGCTGACCAACGCCCTGAAGCACGCCTGCCCCGGCCGGGTCACCGTCACCCTGCTCCGGCGCGACGACACGCTCGACGTGCGGGTGAGCAGCCCTTACGGCCACCGGGACGGGCCACGCGCCCCGGGTTCCGGCGCGGGACTCGTCGGCATGCGGGAGCGGGCGGCCCTGCTGGGCGGCACGTTCCACGCCGGGCCGCAGGGGCCTCGCTGGACGGTCCACACCGCCTTCCCGCTCGTCGAAGGAGAGCCCGCATGAGCTCCGTCATCCGCGTGCTCGTGGCCGAGGACCAGTCCGCCGTGCGCGCCGGTCTGGTCCTCATCCTGCGCAGCGCGTCCGACATCGAGGTGGTCGGGGAGGCCGCGGACGGGGAGCAGGCGGTGGCGCTGGCCCGGGAGCTGCGGCCGGACCTGGTGCTGATGGACGTTCAGATGCCGCGCCTCGACGGGGTGGCGGCGACCCGGAAGGTCGTCGAGGAGGGGCTGGCGGACGTCCTCGTACTGACCACCTTCGACCTCGACGCGTACGTCTTCGGGGCGTTGCGTGCCGGTGCGGCCGGGTTCCTGCTCAAGGACACGGAGGCGCGGGACCTGCTGGCGGCGGTCCGGACCGTGGCGGCCGGCGAGGGACTGATCGCCCCGGCCGTGACCCGTCGTCTGATCGCCGAGTTCGCCGCCGTGCCCGCGCGGGCGCCCGGGGCCGATCCGGCCGTCCTCGACGCGCTCACCCGGCGTGAACGCGAGGTGCTGGCCTGTCTGGGACAGGGGCTGTCCAACGCGGGCATCGCCGAACGCCTCGACATGGCGGAGGCGACCGTGAAGACGCACGTCAGTCGGCTGCTGGGCAAGCTGGGACTGCGCAGCCGGGTGCAAGCGGCGGTGCTGGCGCAGGAGTTGGGCGTCGGGTGAATCCGGGGGCGGAGCGTGCCGCACTGGTCCAGACCTATTGACCCGTGGTCCAGACCTTTCTATTCTCGCGGCACCGTGGGCGTGAAGGCTCAGTCACGCCCCCCGACTCCCCCGAGGAGGCGCAGGATGCGCTTCAGACACAGAGCCGCGGCAGGGTTCGCGACGCTGTTGCTCCCCCTGGCCGGGCTGGTCGGCCTGGCGGGCCCCGCCCAGGCCGCCACGACCGCCACCGCCACCTACACCAAGGCCTCGGACTGGGGCACCGGCTTCGAGGGCAGGTGGACGGTGAAGAACACCGGCACCACCGCCATCAGCTCCTGGACGGTCGAGTGGGACTTCCCCTCCGGGACCTCCGTCACCTCCGCCTGGGACGCCGACGTCACCTCCGCCGGCCTGCACTGGACCGCCAAGAACAAGTCGTGGAACGGCTCCCTCGCCCCCGGCGCCTCCGTCTCCTTCGGCTTCAACGGCGCCGGCTCCGGCTCGCCCGCCAACTGCCGTCTGAACGGCGGCGGTTGTGACGGAACGTCGGTTCCCGGCGATTCCGCCCCCTCGGCCCCGGGCACCCCCACGGCCTCCTTGGTCACCGACACCTCCGTGAAGCTGGCCTGGTCCGCCGCCACCGACGACAAGGGCGTCAAGAACTACGACGTCCTGCGCGACGGCGCCAAGGTCGCCACCGTGACGACCACCTCGTACACCGACACCGGTCTGACCGCGGGCACCGACTACTCCTACGCCGTCCGGGCCCGCGACACCGCCGACCAGACGGGACCGGCCGGCGGCGCCCTCGCCGTCCGCACCACCGGCGGCACCACTCCCCCGACCACCGGCGACAAGGTCAGGCTCGGCTACTTCACCGAGTGGGGCATCTACGGCCGCAACTACAACGTCAAGAACCTGGTGACGTCGGGCTCGGCCGCCAAGATCACCCACATCAACTACGCCTTCGGCAACGTCACGAACGGCCAGTGCGCGATCGGCGACTCCTACGCCGACTACGACAAGGCCTTCACCGCCGACCAGTCGGTCAGCGGCGTCGCCGACACCTGGGACCAGCCACTGCGCGGCAACTTCAACCAGCTGCGCCAGCTGAAGGCCAAGTACCCGCACATCAAGGTGCTCTGGTCGTTCGGCGGCTGGACCTGGTCCGGCGGCTTCGCCCAGGCCGCGGCCAACCCGGCCGCGTTCGCCCAGTCCTGCTACAACCTGGTCGAGGACCCGCGCTGGGCCGACGTCTTCGACGGCATCGACATCGACTGGGAGTACCCGAACGCCTGCGGCCTGTCCTGCGACACCAGCGGGGCCGCGGCCTACAAGAACCTGATGCAGGCACTGCGCGCCAAGTTCGGCGCGAACTACCTGGTCACCGCGGCCACCACGGCCGACGGCACCTCCGGCGGCAAGATCGACGCCGCCGACTACGCGGGCGCCGCGAGCTACGTCAACTGGTACAACGTGATGACGTACGACTTCTTCGGCGCCTTCGACGCGGACGGTCCGACCGCCCCGCACTCCCCGCTGACGACGTACAGCGGCATCCCGCAGGCCGGGTTCACCACGGCCGACGCGATAGCCAAGTTCAAGGCGAAGGGCGTGCCCGCGAACAAGCTGCTCATCGGCATCGGCTTCTACGGCCGCGGCTGGACGGGCGTCACCCAGGACGCCCCGGGCGGCACGGCCACGGGCCCGGCGCCGGGAACCTACGAGCAGGGCATCGAGGACTACAAGGTCCTCAAGACGTCCTGTCCCGCCACCGGCACGATCGCCGGCACGGCGTACGCGAAGTGCGGCAGCAACTGGTGGTCCTACGACACCCCGGCCACCATCGCCGGGAAGATGGCCTGGGCCAGGAACCAGGGCCTCGGCGGGGCCTTCTTCTGGGAGTTCAGCGGCGACACCGCGGGCGGTGAACTGGTGAGCGCCATCAACAGCGGAATGTCGTGACCGCAGCGGCAGAGTCCGGATGATCCGGCGAGTGGATGCGGCTACGCCACATTCACTCGCTGTCCGGGCGGGGCCGCCTCCAGCCAGGCGAGGAATCCGGTCAGCGCGTCCTCGCTCATCGCGAGCTCCAGGCGCGTGCCCCGGTGCAGACAGACCAGGATCACCGCGTCGGACAGCAACGCCAGCTCCTCCTCGCCCTCGGGGAGCCGGCGGCCGGCCACCTCGATCGTGCCGCGCTCCAGAACCCGGCGCGGACGGTACGCGTAGGAGAAGACCCGGTACCACTCGATGCGGTCGCCGTTGTAGCGGGCGACGCCGTAGCTCCAGCCCTTGCCGCTCGTGTCCGGTTTCTCGGAGACGTCCCAGCGCAGGGAGCAGTCGAAGGTGCCGCCGGAGCGCTGGATGAGTCTGCGGCGCAGACCGAAGACGAACAACCCCAGCGCCACCAGGGCCACGACGATTCCGCACACAGTCAGAGCGAGGATCATCGACACCGACCTCCTCGTCTCCTAGGTACCGAAATAGGTAACGGAACGGAAAAATCATCCATATCTGCCTCAGCCGCGGTCGGCTCCGGATTGCTCCGGTGCCGACCGCGGCTGAGTGACGTCAAGCGGTTACACGCTGGCTCAGCGTGAGGCCGCCGCACGCAGTCGTACGTCCGCGCGACGCTCGGCGGCGGCATCGCCCTCCGCCTTCGCGCGCTCGAGCTCGCGCTCCACGCGCTGGACGTCGATCTCGTCCGACAGCTCGGCGATCTCGGCCAGCAGCGACAGCTTGTTGTCCGCGAACGAGATGAAACCGCCGTGCACCGCGGCGACGACCGTTCCACCATCACTCGTACGGATGGTCACCGGGCCCGACTCCAGCACACCGAGCAGCGGCTGGTGACCGGGCATGACGCCGATGTCGCCGGACGTGGTGCGCGCGACGACCAGGGTGGCCTCGCCGGACCAGACCTCTCGGTCGGCCGCGACCAACGCGACGTGCAGCTCAGCAGCCAAGGTGGCTCCTCGGGTCACCACCCGGCGGATTCTGCCGGGTGTTGGTTACAAGTCTAATGGGCGTGCGTGAGGGGGCGGGACGCGCCCGCCCCCTCAGACGTGAGCCGAAGGGCTCACTTCGAACTCAGGGAGTTCAGGAGACGCCCAGCTCCTTGGCGTTGGCCTTCAGGTCCTCGATGCCACCGCACAGGAAGAACGCCTGCTCCGGGAAGTGGTCGTAGTCGCCGTCGATGATCGCGTTGAACGCGGTGATCGACTCGTCCAGCGGCACGTCCGACCCGTCGACGCCGGTGAACTGCTTGGCGACGTGGGTGTTCTGGGACAGGAAGCGCTCCACGCGACGGGCGCGGTGGACGGTGAGCTTGTCCTCCTCGCCCAGCTCGTCGATGCCGAGGATGGCGATGATGTCCTGAAGGTCCTTGTACTTCTGCAGGACCGTCTTGACGCGCATCGCGGTGTTGTAGTGGTCCGCCGCGATGTAGCGGGGGTCCAGGATCCGGGACGTGGAGTCCAGCGGGTCCACGGCCGGGTAGATGCCCTTCTCCGAGATCGGACGGGAGAGCACCGTCGTCGCGTCGAGGTGGGCGAAGGTGGTGGCCGGGGCCGGGTCGGTCAGGTCGTCCGCGGGGACGTAGATCGCCTGCATCGAGGTGATCGAGTGACCGCGGGTCGAGGTGATGCGCTCCTGGAGGAGACCCATCTCGTCGGCCAGGTTCGGCTGGTAACCCACCGCGGAGGGCATCCGGCCGAGCAGGGTCGAGACCTCGGAACCGGCCTGGGTGAAGCGGAAGATGTTGTCGATGAAGAACAGCACGTCCTGCTTCTGCACATCGCGGAAGTACTCCGCCATGGTCAGACCGGCCAGGGCCACGCGCAGACGGGTGCCCGGGGGCTCGTCCATCTGACCGAAGACCAGGGCGGTCTTGTCGATGACGCCCGAGTCGGCCATCTCCTCGATGAGGTCGTTGCCCTCACGGGTGCGCTCACCGACGCCGGCGAACACGGAGACACCGTCGTGGTTGTTGGCGACGCGGTAGATCATCTCCTGGATGAGCACCGTCTTGCCGACGCCGGCGCCGCCGAACAGACCGATCTTTCCACCCTTGACGTACGGGGTGAGGAGGTCGATGACCTTGACGCCGGTCTCGAACATCTCGGTCTTCGACTCGAGCTCGTCGAAGTTGGGGGCCTTGCGGTGGATGGACCAGCGCTCGCCCTCGTAAGTCTCGTCGACGTTCAGCACCTCACCGAGGGTGTTGAACACCTTGCCCTTGGTGAAGTCGCCGACCGGGACGGTGATGCCCGTGCCGGTGTCGGTGACCGGGGCCTGGCGGACCAGACCGTCGGTGGGCTGCATCGAGATCGTGCGGACCAGGCCGTCACCCAGGTGCTGGGCGACCTCCAGGGTCAGCGTCTTCTTCTCGCCGGCGAGGGCCGGGTCGGCCACCTCGACGTGAAGGGCGTTGTAGATCTCCGGCATGGCGTCGACGGGGAATTCCACGTCGACGACCGGGCCGATGACCCGGGCGACGCGGCCCGTGGCAACGGCCGTCTCAACTGTCGTCGTCATTACCTGTCACTCCCCGCGGTCGCGTCGGCCAGGGCTGCGGAGCCACCGACGATCTCGCTGATTTCCTGGGTGATTTCGGCCTGGCGGGCCGCGTTGGCAAGCCGGGAGAGCGTCTCGATGAGCTCGCCCGCGTTGTCGGTCGCCGACTTCATCGCGCGCCGCGTGGCGGCGTGCTTCGAGGCTGCCGACTGGAGGAGAGCGTTGTAGACGCGGCTCTCCACATAGCGCGGCAGCAGGGCGTCGAGGACGTCCTCCGCCGAGGGCTCGAAGTCGTACAGCGGAAGGATCTCGCCCTTCGGCGCCGCCTCCTTGGCGACCTCGTCGAGGCTGAGCGGCAGCAGACGGTCGCCGAGCGCCGTCTGCGTCATCATCGAGACGAACTCGGTGAAGACGATGTGGAGTTCGTCCACCCCGCCGTCCGCCGT
The window above is part of the Streptomyces sp. NBC_00425 genome. Proteins encoded here:
- a CDS encoding glycoside hydrolase family 18 chitinase; translated protein: MRFRHRAAAGFATLLLPLAGLVGLAGPAQAATTATATYTKASDWGTGFEGRWTVKNTGTTAISSWTVEWDFPSGTSVTSAWDADVTSAGLHWTAKNKSWNGSLAPGASVSFGFNGAGSGSPANCRLNGGGCDGTSVPGDSAPSAPGTPTASLVTDTSVKLAWSAATDDKGVKNYDVLRDGAKVATVTTTSYTDTGLTAGTDYSYAVRARDTADQTGPAGGALAVRTTGGTTPPTTGDKVRLGYFTEWGIYGRNYNVKNLVTSGSAAKITHINYAFGNVTNGQCAIGDSYADYDKAFTADQSVSGVADTWDQPLRGNFNQLRQLKAKYPHIKVLWSFGGWTWSGGFAQAAANPAAFAQSCYNLVEDPRWADVFDGIDIDWEYPNACGLSCDTSGAAAYKNLMQALRAKFGANYLVTAATTADGTSGGKIDAADYAGAASYVNWYNVMTYDFFGAFDADGPTAPHSPLTTYSGIPQAGFTTADAIAKFKAKGVPANKLLIGIGFYGRGWTGVTQDAPGGTATGPAPGTYEQGIEDYKVLKTSCPATGTIAGTAYAKCGSNWWSYDTPATIAGKMAWARNQGLGGAFFWEFSGDTAGGELVSAINSGMS
- a CDS encoding DUF2550 domain-containing protein, whose protein sequence is MILALTVCGIVVALVALGLFVFGLRRRLIQRSGGTFDCSLRWDVSEKPDTSGKGWSYGVARYNGDRIEWYRVFSYAYRPRRVLERGTIEVAGRRLPEGEEELALLSDAVILVCLHRGTRLELAMSEDALTGFLAWLEAAPPGQRVNVA
- a CDS encoding F0F1 ATP synthase subunit epsilon gives rise to the protein MAAELHVALVAADREVWSGEATLVVARTTSGDIGVMPGHQPLLGVLESGPVTIRTSDGGTVVAAVHGGFISFADNKLSLLAEIAELSDEIDVQRVERELERAKAEGDAAAERRADVRLRAAASR
- the atpD gene encoding F0F1 ATP synthase subunit beta; translation: MTTTVETAVATGRVARVIGPVVDVEFPVDAMPEIYNALHVEVADPALAGEKKTLTLEVAQHLGDGLVRTISMQPTDGLVRQAPVTDTGTGITVPVGDFTKGKVFNTLGEVLNVDETYEGERWSIHRKAPNFDELESKTEMFETGVKVIDLLTPYVKGGKIGLFGGAGVGKTVLIQEMIYRVANNHDGVSVFAGVGERTREGNDLIEEMADSGVIDKTALVFGQMDEPPGTRLRVALAGLTMAEYFRDVQKQDVLFFIDNIFRFTQAGSEVSTLLGRMPSAVGYQPNLADEMGLLQERITSTRGHSITSMQAIYVPADDLTDPAPATTFAHLDATTVLSRPISEKGIYPAVDPLDSTSRILDPRYIAADHYNTAMRVKTVLQKYKDLQDIIAILGIDELGEEDKLTVHRARRVERFLSQNTHVAKQFTGVDGSDVPLDESITAFNAIIDGDYDHFPEQAFFLCGGIEDLKANAKELGVS
- a CDS encoding response regulator, with the translated sequence MSSVIRVLVAEDQSAVRAGLVLILRSASDIEVVGEAADGEQAVALARELRPDLVLMDVQMPRLDGVAATRKVVEEGLADVLVLTTFDLDAYVFGALRAGAAGFLLKDTEARDLLAAVRTVAAGEGLIAPAVTRRLIAEFAAVPARAPGADPAVLDALTRREREVLACLGQGLSNAGIAERLDMAEATVKTHVSRLLGKLGLRSRVQAAVLAQELGVG
- a CDS encoding sensor histidine kinase, translating into MAVRRLPRPHRFDVCVAVGGLLGGLFLVVIGLGTRPSDDPITLFDGPWPVLAPLTVMAGCEVARRAAPRAALLTGTAAITADLVTQGSLSTILMFTDLVYAAVLYGPLASARRIQWVTGLLTVAGTLVPFALWRVPEALLIGVVVGVVAYAPAATGWIVRNHRDAAEAARLRAEQTALLAEMDRTQAVTAERARMARELHDMVANHLSAIAIHSTAALSIDDPDTSRQALTVIRENSVEGLTEMRRLIGILRDGSGDHEPAAAATLDGLAALVDGARANGLDATLDITPDAGLGRVPAPVELAAYRIVQESLTNALKHACPGRVTVTLLRRDDTLDVRVSSPYGHRDGPRAPGSGAGLVGMRERAALLGGTFHAGPQGPRWTVHTAFPLVEGEPA